The Xiphophorus hellerii strain 12219 chromosome 3, Xiphophorus_hellerii-4.1, whole genome shotgun sequence genome segment AGCTTTAGTCGCAATCTTTGATAAAGGCCTTTAGAATCAGAGTGAAAGAAAGTCTGTGGGGTGTGATCGCCTATGATTAATAACTGTGAGCCTGCTATACGTGATGTCTTGCCCGCAGagcaaaacagaaactattACAGCAACTAAAATCAATCCCCACAGAATGATGAATAATGACCTTTCGGCGTAACTACTGGATGCAGTGCAATGTAAATATACGAGTAGCTGTGGATTCATAAATATGTGTCCATAACTACACTGCACATATGTGACGCTAGCTTGAAAATCTGATGAtacaaaactttaacttttttttttacccctccagggggtattttgtgggctctagtgtcccttatatgaaagtaggccgacaggaaagggggaaagatatgcggcaaatatcgtcgggtccgggagtcgaacccgcgacggccgcatcggggactcaaggcctccaaacatgggtcgtgCTATCCCCTACGGCACGCCccaaaactttaacattttttattagacttttattttttagaactCAGTAAATGATACTTCTGcgaacaaacaaataaactttgatAATTATTTGAGAGGCTAAAGTGTCTGAGCTGAACCAAAAATATGTGGCAGAAAACCTAGATAATTGAAGACTGAGGCCAATCCCCAACACAGAGGAAGCAGGTTCAGTTTTGAGAATCATGGACTTAAACATATAGGATCTGAATTTCATTCTGATCTACAAACCACTGCAGTTCACACAGTAGGTCATGGTCTAAACAAGCCAACAGAACCACATGATCTGCTAACAGCAAAGAAGGGACCCTAAAGTTCAGGCATTTTCCTTCCTACAGCTATGCCTTGACTCCTTTTCCATGAACACTACAAGCAGGATTGGTGACAAGAGAAAGCCTTGGCAGAATGAAAGCCGAAATGGGAACAAGCTCGACTTTATGCTGACAATGCAGACAGTTCTTGTTTTGGCTGGATTTCCCTCAAAACCCACCCATGCAGCATGTAGACAAAATATCGCAGGGAGAGGTACAAAATCCAAGACGCTACACATCACATGCAAGGCTTTGACAGGCATTGATGTTTTGTGGAGTCATGGCTCCTGCTGCTTTTGGTTCACTGTTTAGTACAAAGTCATCCTTGCTGTCTACTGCAGAACTGTATAGCATGTCGTGCTTTCATTTGCTGAAAAAGTTTGTGGAGGGGTTTTAAATTTTCAGTAAGACTTGGCATCTGCTAAGATTGCCAAAACTACCATTAAACTAGTCATTAAACCAATATCTGGTTTAATGACTACCAAATGACTGTTCCTGACCTGCCAGGAAATTCACCTGACCCAAACTATATAAAGAATCTGGAGTActgtgaagaggaagatgatggaCACTGTACCCAACAAAGCAGATGTTTAAGACACAGTCAGATAGtaactttaaattattctgtCTCCTGAAGATCTGGTACTGTTAAGACACTTTGGTTAATGTTGTGGTTTCACAATGTTAAATTTATGGAGAGAAAATCTAACAttgaaattgcacaaattgaacaaagtaattttagcaaatatgttgCTAGAATACacgtgaaaataaataaaacatatttttccacTTCTTTCCAAATAGCACTTCTTtaagttgctttaaaatgttgccTCTGCTCAAAGTATGTGCTGCCTCACATGTGACAGCTTTGTTTCACACCACAAAATATATTGGTCAAGCTACATTTACAATCCCTCCACCCAGTGAGTAATGAAATAAGGAATGGTGTAAGTCCAAGTGGAAAGTCCAAGCTCCCAACTCTAGTTTGACAGAATGACTGAGAAATCAATAGGATGACAAATGATCAACAATGCTAAAGGTAAGATGGATAGATCTGATGTTCCTTCCTCTAATCCTTCATAAAATGTAACCACGATGGGGAGGGTGGCACACTTTGTGCCTGCTTAAAGGCACATAGTACCTTTAAAGGTACATAATTTATTGAACCTTCTTTGGCATTTGAGAAATGTCACAATAAACTGATATCAGTTTGAAAAATCTTGAAAGGAAATTGTATTATGGATTCCGTTTCAGATAGACTTTTTAAAAGAGTCAAGCTATTTTTCTGTACTCTTTGCATactgtgtttaataaaaacatatatgtaGAACTGGTATgataagagtaaaaaaaaaacaagaaccaaAATAATACTTGCAatggtaaaaatgtttgagtttcaaaatagaaaataataattgcaCAAAATATGTTGAATCAATACTCCAAAAGTACATATGTCAgacaaatgcattttaaattactGCAGAAGTAGAATATTTGGGCTGATGCTGAACAAATTCAATGCATTTAATCTCCATGTAGATCCCATTACGTCCAGTAGAGGTCAGTCTTGCAAGCACAGAGTTATTACTAAGGAAAGCTCACACAATGGTTTAGTCATAGCAGGTCAAGTGTTATGTGAGCTCTCTACATGATTAATGAGAGAACTTTATATTCACCaaacaataaatgtgtttttgtgggTGTGGGCGTGCGCGTGTTAAAGTTTAGTCAAGGTTGTTAACGATTTGTTATACATTCttttttgaagtttgtggtaTGAAAGTGAAACTTATCTAATTGCACCTCTGTGAATTACAAATAGTTTGGCTATTTTTAAGTTGTCTTTAAGATCCTAATGAATGTTCTCCTTGATTAGAGTAGCACACAATATGAGTTAtgctttaaaatcaaatcaggTTTTGTGATTAGAAAAAGGTCTATTAACTTTAGTGTCTCAAAGTCCTATTTATTTCTATTagattaattttagattttattgcatacatttttcactttgtacttttatattttatatgtatgttttaggttttttaaactgtgtgttCAGAAATTCTTATATTAATTTCCTGTTTCTTCAATAAACTACATGGTTAAGTTTTTCCACTTTGTattctgtatatattttttttcctattattGTGTTTACTTATCATTTATAGTGCatctgtttacatatttaacCTCTTTTGAGTACTTTGTGTAACATTTGATTTTATGCAATGTGCTATAcaatgattgattgattgattgattgattgtggCATTGACCTAATCATGAAATGAGAATTGTTTCAGAAGCTCGAATACAGAATTTGGCCAGTATTTAGTTTGGTCACGTTTTACAGCAAATGCAGATCTGTAAAATCTGAGAATGTGAACGGCAGAttatttccttctttctttcaacTTGCACTGAAACACTGCACAACCATTGGTGGTCGTGCAGTGTTTTCTTCCattgattgtatttttgtttttacagtttttcataTCAAACACAAGGTCTGATGTAACATTTTATCTATACCACATGCTCCAGGGCAGATTTGttctacaaaagaaaaaggctGACATCCTAGTTGCTTGGTTTACTTAAAGAAGGTTACATCTGACATCTAAGAAGACAAGTTGCATTAATAAATATGAACCtctgtttgcatgttcttcaACCTTTTGGATTATTGGTATGAGAGTGTGAgtgccagtgtgtgtgtgccagtTTGTCACCTGGAATCGCGAAGTTGTTAAAAATGGGGAAAAGAGTAGTTGCCTCTCAGCACTCAACCCCAGGATCAACAGGGGGCAGGTACCCTTGGGTCCTTGAGGCTGCAGCAGTCCATGTGTGGCATACCCCAGACATGCAAGGATGCTGACAGCAGAGCACAGGAGTAGCAGCCCCCCAGGCCAGAGAAGGACACGGATGGCTACTGTTGTCCCTAAacaggaggggggaaaaaacatcatttggaatctttttttttggagttactctaattgtgacaaaaaagaaacagaaaagaaatctgCAAGAGACCCAAGCACTTCTTTGTAGCACAGTAAACCGATGTCACAAGTTTTGTCATTGTATACATAATTatactaaaaaaatacaaaaataaaaatactgaggAATTTGCCCTCTATTTAACATTATGGCAAAATGCTTCCCTGTGCACTTTAAGGCTTCAGGTGATGATATATTGTTCTTTATTCTAATCATCacttaaaaatttatatttgcgCGTCCCCTGATACTGTGAAAATAGTGGTGGTGGGGTTTCCATGAGGAGAATAAATGTGGTTATCAGTTGTTATACTTGTATGCTCCTCTTACTGCAGGTCACAATGTCCTGCCATGCAGCCAGCTATAATTGCCCTATTTGTGAGCTAGGCCCGGTTATTTTCTGTCCAAGAGAAATGTCTGAATTAAAAACTTCAGCAGATGCAGTTGCTAACATAGTCTTTGTAATATGGTAACCACTACAAGATAACATTAAAAATGGACAATGGTGCAGTTTTGGAGCATGTAGGATTAATATCTCTGTTTTAGCCAATCAGATTTGGAGCAAATAAATATGCACAGAGTGAATAAGCATGGTATGCTATTATCAcaagttttattgtttccttgCACAGTGACTAATATCCTTTCCAACCTCCCCACCTCATCACAGTCTTTCTCTCTAATGAGCTGTGGTATGCTATCAGTCATTACAGGAAGCCAGATTATCCAAATGGCATTCTGCACACGTTCACAGAGAACTTCCTGAAGGTGACCTTTTCCCGTCGCCATAGAAACCCCCTCTCTGTGCATGGAGTAGCTCAGCTTGTTCACAGAGTGAGGCACTGAAGGAGAGTGATAGCAGAACCTTTTCTGCAAAGGAAAGAGCATTGATCTGGAGAGATGCAACAATGTAGGGACATGTGTTGTGGTGCTAGCAAATAATACTTTCATCAGTAAACATGTTGTCCACAACACGTGGTTTTAGACAgcaaatgtttatgttttgaatacaatgaaaatgttaaaataaggAGAATGACTCACGCATCCATTGTGGGTTCATTGTGAGGATGGATTTTAAACAAGCTTGTGatgcaaatgtttatttatttatataatgtaaACCTTTGTGAAAGTATTTACTCACAATTTAACCacttttattatgtattttcatgAAGTGCGACTTCAGCCCATCCTacgtaaagctaaaaaataGTATGCACCTTTCAACAGTGCAACAGTGGTCATTCACTTCTCACCATGGAGACAACATGATAAAAGTAACattaatttgcattatttgtaTATTGGGAAATATTTCTAAGTTTGTCAatagaacattttctgtttttcagtaaaTCATGTTAAATTATCAACTTATTCTGTCTGATATTTTGAAAAGATGACAGTGTGtgcatttatttgaatttactCACAATGACAGAatagtttatttaaactttttgtattttgagtTGGAATTTATATACAACATATGACTTCAGTGCATTGTATTAAAGATTGTGAtacaatgtgaaaaatatatattgctTCAAATGTCTTCTTCTGAAGACTAGATAATGAGTTTGCAAAAGTTGTATCTTTATTTCTAACTATTGTCAGTACAATTCAGTTCACTGTGTTTACCTACGTCTATTAAATGCCTTGTTCTGTCCCCCAAACCTCTGGAACACCAGTACCACTGTcactatgattttttttatttattttaagcaaaGTAGGGCCTGaacctgtttgtgtttgctttgaATATGGTGCTTAATGGGACTGAATCAAAAAACATGGGAATCTGTTATGTAGGCCTATGAGACGGCATTTACTTTGCAACACCACAATGTACGACATCAAGCTTCTGTACATAGCGAATATAAAATTCACCATGTCATTGGATCAGGTACCGGGAGCAGTTTTAGTGAAATCCTAGACTGACTCTTGCCTTCCTCCCCATTTCCACTCGTCAAATCTCTTTTCACTGCTCCATCTGGGCTTTTTCCGATTGAAGTGGATTCTTCCGGTAGAAGAGAAGAAATTTTGAACAGTGACgttgattttctgtgctgttttagatTTGCATCTgtcaacttttagatgtgcctctcctgcaccacacctgaatagaataattaagtcattagcaaggctctggagaactgatctacacaacaaggaggtaattaagccacttcattccagtgttttatacctgtggcacatctaaaaactgcaggacaccgacccttgaggactggagtttgatacCCCTGGTTTAAAACTTAaacagagtccacgcctccagaAAGAAACCGTTTCTCAAAAACTGATGATggtctagaccaggggtgcTCAGGTCCATTCCTCGagagctaccatcctgcaactttcagatgcatccctgctccaacacacctgaatcaaatgaatggttcATTACCAGGCCTGTTTAGAACTGATCCTGGTCTGTTGGAGTGAGGATgcttctaaaagttgcaggatggtagctgtcaaggactggacttgagcacccctggtctagaccCTCACAAAGCAAAGCGTAGTAAAGAGGTAATTTCTTATCAGTCTACcaaggacaaaaaataaataaaataaaataaaaagagccCTCTCTCAGCACAAACAAGCAACAGACTCGTAGGAACGAGTCTGTCTAATTCCATTTGAATAGAATTAGACTTGTCGCTCTGGCCACCCAAATATGTTCAGCCAGGGCCAGGGGGTGGGGGGGTAGAAATAAtagaattaaatgaaaatgtaaagcaATTTAAAAGATGTAGGCTAAGCaatacaaaagtaaaacatttgctttatAAAAATCAATCTCTCCCAATTTCTGTCATTGCTTCCTACCACTCAtagtatctatctatctatctatctatctatctatctatctatctatctatctatctatctatctatctatctatctatctatctatctatctatctatctatctatctatctatctatctatctatctatctatctatctatctatctatctatctatccatccatccatccatccatccatccatccatccattcataaAACTCTCTTCCTTTCCTCCCAGCCCTCCCGCCTGGTTATTTATACTGACTGATGAATCATATGTTGTCATGGAGGTCACGCCTGCGCAGTAGACAACGTGAAAATCTGAATCATCGACGGAGGGAGAGAAGGGGGGTAACTGTAGAGTGATGGGACCTGGCTGAGGAAACAGCAGCGAGCGATCACTCTCCGAGCTGGTAATGAAAGGTACATTTAttgatgttgtttgtttttttgtttttttttattttatggtctGGTTTTGTATTTATGGAAGTGTAAACGGAGAGGTGGATAACTGGCTCTCTGAAATCGGAATCAAAGGTGCCGTCCGCGAGTGCACACCGTAAAATCTTCACGCGCATCTGCTAGTGGCTTTACTTTGGATAAAATTGCAGAGCAAGTGCTGCTTCaaactttgtgttgatttgtgcTATTTATCCTCGAAGGGTTGCGAGTGTTTTGGTCTGTAATCAAATGAACTAAAACTTCGATTTGAAAGATTTAGGCACGGCTCTAATTTattgcttcaaaaaaaaaaaaaaaaaaaagacgattCCGGGGTACTTACGATCCGACTTACTTTGATGCAAAGTTCACGTTTTGTGAGTTGaattgaaaagagaaaaaaaaaacaacgtgcTGTGTGTCTGTTTTCAGTCTGGCGTCACATATTACGTCTGTATGTTTTCCTGCTGCGCTGAGGGTGGCTTGATGATAATGGCGTTCAGCACCACAGACAGCTCCAGGTTATGTGGCACACACAGCTTGTTGAAGGCAAGGATACCACAGCCGGTCGGAACAGGCGTCTTAACACATTATTGTTTACgattttttttggtgtgttttagCACTTATTCCTTTCTTGGTGTGGAggaacagttttcttctttcttccatgttttttgcATCTGCAGCTTTTGGTACGTTTTGTACCTTAACTTCTACAGTAAGAAACGTGTCAAAGTAcgaaacaatacaataaaaaaaaaaaataaaaatcccttGATAATGTTTCCAATctcacattttcatttgagGTGTAgctttaaaatgactaaaagaaaataagaataaattcTGCTCTTGTAACATATCATTACTCTCTGATCCTTCACACCTATTTTAACTAGTTCCATccctccatttttatttctataggCACAGATGTTGGACAGGGACAGATGTTCATGAGGATAAACAGCATATAGGTTAAACAGTATTATAGTTAACATATGGTCTTCATATGGCTATTGTCGTCCATCACAACTAACAGTGGAACTTATGATGAATGTACACATTTACATTGGTAGTTTATGGACATAAGATATTCAACATTTAGAATTCAATCTTTACTTTCACCATCTGTTAGTGTTCTTAcaataattagaaaataatgtCTATACCAAAGATGCTTTTGTTGGCCCTGTTTCAGGCTTCATTTGAGGCCTGACCTACTGATTGTGGTCAAGTAGtattcaggttttctttctAAAGACTGCAACACATTTAAactgatttgtatttattttggttttaatttagttaaatGTGATCATCACTGACCTGACAAAATGTCCTGAAGGTTATGAGGCTTGTATGTGGATTTGTATGTGATGAGTTTTTAAAGTACATTTGACGTTTCACAAAGATTTCCATTTTGGAAACAATAACAATGGTGACTGGGAGTTTAGGACaccttaaaaaaatctatttaaatttatttgttaaaacccTACAATTAAGggtgtattttcttttcatcgTGAAGGTGGTAGTTTTGAAAgcaccaaaaaacataaaggaaTAAATTATAAGACGATGCCCATCAAAGTATGTCCCACAAATCCCCgtcaaagaaaaacactgcGTCAGTAGCATGTCGATAAGTTAAATAGACATTTGATGAATCTACTGAACAGGAGGAAATAAGAAATTTCAGCTTATTTATTGATCGCTGCCTAATATTGCTTGATTGCTCCATCAGTTTTATGAATGTTCTAAAGTATGCAATGCCgttcatgttttgtttctgctgcatcAGAGTATGAGTAAGAAGCACTCTGTATGATAACACAGAATCAATGTTTGTAAAGCAGGTAGAAAGGATTTAGATgttataggttttttttttcttgagatacaatacaaaaaagtaattCTTTGTGTACAGTTGAAGTGCTACTGGACATGAAGGCAAAGATGCTCCAGTTTGTTTCACAAAGTCACACAAGGAGGATGCTTTGATCTCAGTGGACTGGGGCACATTGTATCAGATGCCTCCAGTATGTTACGTAACTTGGTGGCATTTACACTCATGTGTATGTTCATGCATGACAGAACCCTATCCGATCTGTCTTCAGACTGTATTGTGTATGTGGGAGAAGGGAAAAATCGTATTGGAAGTATGGCTGAAAGGCTTCATGCCGTGTCTGTCCGTGTGCATTCTGCAGACAGATGTGAAGGATGACTTCGTGCTCAGAGATCTGTGGGTCGGAATACAGAGAGCAGGCTCAATCCGGCGGAAACGGCCAACAGTACGGAGTCCGCTCCTACCTCCACCAGGTaactgaatagaaaaaaaatatgaaatcctagcccaatataaaaaaaaaaacatcatttgaGCATAAAATCTGCATCAGAGCTAGAATCATCCGAATGTGATGTGGGCTTCAGTTTCTATTCTCtaacagcaaaaaagaaaataataaactccGCCTCCTTTCAGTTCTATGAGGAGTGCACAGGTTCTATCTGGGAACGTGATGAAGATTTTCAGATTCAGAGATCGCCAAGCAGGTGGAGCTCTTTACTCTGGAAGGTGAGATGAACCTTTGGCTCGCGCAGAGAAATCCATAGCTTGTGTCATGCAATGTTTCTTGAATAAACAAGTAGCAGTTTCATCGGGCATCGTTAACTGACTTCTCTCCCACCTTGCAGGTCTGTCTCACGTTTGGAACACTGGTCCTTGTTACAGGtcttattgttgttttggtgGGTTACGCAACACCGACTATGACTGAAGCATTTGGTGAAGATGATCTCCTGTTTGTTGACAGGTATAAAACCAAGACGTAtcacagagaagaaaacagtgTATTAGTTAATACCAACTAAACAGATTAGGGTTTCATTAACATTAATGCTCAGAGGACCTCTCAATAGTAAAAGACCCAAAATGACCAATAATGACAAAATTCATTGAATTAAGTTGCCAAAAGAAATGACAATCTCCATCCATAACTGTTtacatgggtttttttttaacagattttttatttttttttgccatttatttatttatttattttttacaaatttatctTTGACTTTCCATTCAATTTGGATCTATGCCATTGTTTTAACATATCTACTCGTTTGGATAATGTGTAAATCTCAACAGTTCAATGATTTGGTGTGATtacagaagttttttttgttgtaaagtgatcaatattttttttcatgctctTTGAGTTTCTGGGACAAGCTTTATCAAGCTTCTTTAATTTGTACAACTCCCCTCAAACACAACTTTATCGTTTATTTCTAAAAGACTATCTGACTTTACTTATACAGCTACAGAAAACCCTCCAGTAAATGTGGATCTGGGTCTGTTGGCAATGTTTGCATAGGGAGAGTTTTACGGAGATACTAACATTAGTTtgcatcatttctgttttatatgcCTTGTTAAGTTGTTGTATGACATGCTTCCTTTGCAGATCTAATTAATCATGCATGGACATCACTTACAGAAAGGGCTGTTCTCATGATTCATTAAATGAGTGCTTTGCTTTTTATCGTCATAAATCTTAATGAGAAGTATCGTAGCAGCAAGCTGCACAGCTCAGGGCTCTCCTGGTCTCTTAGTTGAGTCCCAGCTGAGCTTGccctacaaataaaatgtgggTTGGAACTAGATTAACTTTGCATTCAACTTGGATCCATGTCATtgtttttgactttaaaaattacagataGGACCATGACATGTTCCAGATACATGGTATTTTTACACCATGTGAGACACCAATAAAGCAGGCTACAAACTTTACTGAACTGTTTTCCCGTCTAAATTGATCTCTAATCTGGTTTGGTTTTTGCATCTCACATTTGTTGTTGCAGTGTGCAAAAATGGACAGATTATACTCGATAACTGACGGTAAAAACTTGTTTTGGAACAGCTACGCTGTCCGTTTCAACCGTGCACTGGATGTCTGCAAACTGACCGGTGCGGTGCTGTTCTGTGTGGGCGGCACCTCCATGGCTGTGGGTCTTCTGCTGTCTGCCTTTGCTAAAAGCTACTCCAAAGACGAACTGTACCTGCAGCACAAGTTTAAGGAGCGGTTAGCAGATCTCCATGCAACAGTTGGTAAGCTGGCTCATATGATGAAAGGATTGATGAATATGACATTTTTCAAGTCAttgaatatgaataaaaaactgtttgtgtCACAGGTTCATCAATAATGAAAGCACCAACTCCTGGGGAGGGAAAGGTGCCTGTAACGCTCTCCAAAGTTCAGAACATACAACCTGTGGCCACAAAAGCAGAGACCTGATCGGCGCCCCAATAAAGAAAGACACAAAGTGAAATAGGATTGAACTGTGTGTAGGATGTGTATAATTGAGGGCCCATGTGAGTGTTCATCTTAATGAGcagtttatctttaaaaaaaaaaaaaaaggccagcTTAAGTGGCTGCTaggtcttttctttttggttgtcatttttaataGCTTCATTGACACAACTGATGTCATCATTCGAACCATGGCGATAAAAACTCATTGAGCAGAGACAACGCTTTGCGGGAAAAGAATCTGAGGAGGAAATTAAAAAGCAGCATCCAGTCAAGAAGAACATAGCATTGTTTTTGACAGCGATAGACATCTTTGGAAATGACAGAGGATGTTAATGAGAAAGAGGAGCTGAACAGAGCAGCTCAGTTATTCTGACGCTCAACATGAAAAAAGCTCAAATTGATTTTTAACATGGTAATTACTGCCACGCTATTTTAGATCACGAGTGCTACGTTTTGGTGCTATTTGTCAACAAGCCAGAGATCTGCCATTTTAGACCGCCAgagaaaaagtgcaaatattattttttgtcaaaaagacCCACTGAAATAGAATTCACAGGCAGAACATTGACATTTTCTTATTGCTTGTTACTCCTCTAACCTTGTTTCTTCAATAAACCTTCAGACAGGATCAATAGACTGAGCGTAGATGCAGAGAAACAATCTATatcacacaaaaagaaaacacgcCAAATAGAATGGcttgaccaaaaaaataaaaaaaactcccagTGTCATTTCTTAAAACTATGAACTGTCGGTCCATCCCTCCCCTCTTTCTTTCTTACTATTTGAAATATAAGTATATAAAACATGTATCCATGAAAGTCATAACTCATTTTACACCATT includes the following:
- the nrsn1 gene encoding neurensin-1; this translates as MTSCSEICGSEYREQAQSGGNGQQYGVRSYLHQFYEECTGSIWERDEDFQIQRSPSRWSSLLWKVCLTFGTLVLVTGLIVVLVGYATPTMTEAFGEDDLLFVDSYAVRFNRALDVCKLTGAVLFCVGGTSMAVGLLLSAFAKSYSKDELYLQHKFKERLADLHATVGSSIMKAPTPGEGKVPVTLSKVQNIQPVATKAET